A single window of Paenibacillus sp. SYP-B4298 DNA harbors:
- the rpoB gene encoding DNA-directed RNA polymerase subunit beta, producing MRGEVKLAGQLVQYGRRTRRSYARINEVLEVPNLIEIQQKSYEKFLERDLLELFQDISPIQDFTGNLSLEFIDYSLGEPKYSVDESKERDVTYAAPLRVKVRLINKETGEVKEQEVFMGDFPLMTETGTFIINGAERVIVSQLVRSPSVYFSTKVDKNGKKTYTATVIPNRGAWLELETDAKDIVYVRIDRTRKIPVTVLLRALGFGTDAEILDLLGHDEYIRNTLDKDNTDSTDKALIEIYERLRPGEPPTLDNAKSLLVARFFDPKRYDLANVGRYKINKKLHIKNRLFNQRLAETLIDPSTGEILAESGQMIDRRLLDEILPLLEKNVGFKTYHVAGGVMDASSIPLQTISVFSPHEDGKIIKVIANGLIDKSVKHITPADIIASINYFLNLLHGVGSTDDIDHLGNRRLRSVGELLQNQFRIGLSRMERVVRERMSIQDANAITPQALINIRPVIASIKEFFGSSQLSQFMDQTNPLAELTHKRRLSALGPGGLTRERAGFEVRDVHHSHYGRMCPIETPEGPNIGLINSLSTFARINEYGFIEAPYRWVDPKTSIVTEQIAYLTADEEDNYVIAQANAQLTPEGKFAEENVIVRYNKQADNILTMPSERVDYMDVSPKQVVSVATALIPFLENDDSNRALMGSNMQRQAVPLLIPKAPLVGTGMEHKSAKDSGVCIVSKYDGYIERVSANEVALRRVEIVDGKQITGDLVKHKLHKFMRSNQGTCINQRPIVRKGEFVKKGTILADGPSTEMGELALGRNVVVAFMTWEGYNYEDAILLSEKLVKEDVYTSIHIEEYESEARDTKLGPEEITRDIPNVGEEALKNLDERGIIRVGAEIGAGDILVGKVTPKGVTELTAEERLLHAIFGEKAREVRDTSLRVPHGTDGIVVDVKVFTRENGDELPPGVNQLVRAYIAQKRKISEGDKMAGRHGNKGVIARILPEEDMPFLPDGTPVEVVLNPLGVPSRMNIGQVLEVHLGMACKHLGIHAATPVFDGANEYDVFDTMEEAGMQRNGKTILYDGRTGESFEREVTVGVMYMIKLAHMVDDKIHARSTGPYSLVTQQPLGGKAQFGGQRFGEMEVWALEAYGAAYTLQEILTVKSDDVVGRVKTYESIVKGENVPEPGVPESFKVLIKELQSLGMDVKILTENEEEIEMKEIDDEDDNTGDKLNLNLEGAEVGAE from the coding sequence ATGAGGGGTGAGGTTAAGTTGGCAGGACAACTTGTTCAGTATGGCCGACGCACGCGTAGAAGCTATGCTCGCATTAACGAGGTGCTCGAGGTTCCGAACCTGATTGAAATTCAGCAAAAATCGTATGAAAAATTTCTGGAGCGCGACTTACTTGAATTGTTTCAAGACATTTCGCCGATTCAGGATTTTACGGGCAATTTGTCGCTGGAGTTTATCGATTACAGTTTGGGCGAACCGAAATATTCGGTTGACGAGTCAAAGGAACGCGACGTCACGTATGCTGCTCCATTACGGGTTAAGGTGCGGCTGATTAACAAAGAAACCGGCGAAGTGAAGGAACAAGAAGTGTTTATGGGCGACTTCCCGCTGATGACTGAAACCGGCACCTTTATTATTAACGGGGCAGAACGGGTAATCGTCAGCCAATTGGTGCGCTCACCCAGCGTTTACTTCAGCACAAAGGTAGACAAGAACGGCAAGAAGACGTACACAGCGACAGTGATTCCAAACCGCGGGGCCTGGCTGGAGCTAGAGACCGATGCAAAGGATATTGTCTATGTGCGGATCGACCGTACACGGAAAATTCCGGTAACGGTATTGCTGCGCGCGCTGGGCTTTGGCACCGATGCCGAGATCTTGGATCTGCTCGGGCATGATGAGTATATCCGCAATACGCTGGACAAGGACAACACCGATTCGACGGATAAGGCATTGATTGAAATCTACGAGCGCCTGCGTCCAGGCGAGCCGCCTACGCTGGATAATGCGAAGAGCTTGCTCGTTGCCCGTTTCTTTGATCCGAAGCGTTATGATCTGGCGAATGTAGGTCGCTATAAGATCAACAAGAAGCTTCATATTAAGAACAGACTGTTCAACCAGCGTCTTGCAGAGACACTGATTGATCCAAGCACAGGTGAAATTTTGGCTGAAAGCGGACAGATGATTGATCGTCGCCTGCTGGATGAAATTTTGCCGCTTTTGGAGAAGAACGTTGGCTTCAAGACATACCATGTTGCCGGCGGCGTCATGGATGCTAGTAGTATTCCACTGCAGACCATCAGCGTATTCTCTCCGCACGAAGACGGCAAGATTATTAAAGTTATTGCGAACGGCTTGATTGACAAGTCCGTCAAACATATTACACCGGCTGACATTATCGCTTCCATTAACTACTTCCTTAACCTGCTGCATGGTGTTGGAAGCACAGATGATATTGACCATCTTGGCAACCGCCGTCTCCGCTCTGTAGGTGAGCTGCTCCAGAACCAATTCCGGATCGGCCTGTCCCGCATGGAGAGGGTTGTTCGTGAGCGTATGTCCATCCAGGATGCGAATGCGATCACGCCTCAGGCTCTGATCAATATTCGTCCGGTCATTGCATCGATTAAGGAGTTCTTCGGCAGCTCGCAGTTGTCCCAGTTCATGGATCAGACGAACCCGCTCGCAGAGCTGACGCATAAGCGCCGTCTGTCTGCGCTCGGTCCGGGCGGTCTGACACGTGAGCGTGCAGGCTTTGAGGTGCGTGACGTTCACCACTCTCACTATGGCCGCATGTGTCCGATCGAGACGCCGGAGGGACCGAATATCGGTCTGATCAACTCCTTGTCTACCTTTGCCCGCATTAACGAATATGGCTTCATTGAAGCTCCATACCGTTGGGTCGATCCGAAGACTAGTATCGTTACAGAGCAGATTGCTTACCTGACTGCGGACGAGGAGGATAACTATGTTATCGCTCAGGCGAATGCGCAGTTAACACCGGAAGGCAAATTTGCAGAAGAGAATGTCATCGTTCGTTACAACAAGCAGGCGGATAACATCTTGACGATGCCGAGCGAGCGAGTTGACTATATGGACGTATCGCCGAAGCAGGTGGTATCGGTAGCAACGGCGCTTATTCCGTTCCTTGAAAATGATGACTCCAACCGTGCGCTGATGGGCTCCAACATGCAGCGGCAGGCGGTGCCGCTCTTGATTCCGAAGGCTCCGCTTGTCGGTACAGGAATGGAGCATAAGTCGGCGAAGGATTCCGGCGTATGTATCGTCAGCAAATATGATGGCTACATTGAGCGCGTATCCGCCAATGAGGTTGCGCTGCGCCGCGTTGAGATTGTAGATGGCAAGCAGATTACCGGGGATCTGGTGAAGCATAAGCTGCATAAGTTTATGCGTTCCAACCAAGGTACCTGCATCAACCAGCGTCCGATCGTGCGCAAGGGCGAATTCGTCAAGAAGGGCACGATTCTGGCAGATGGACCATCGACCGAGATGGGCGAGCTGGCACTGGGGCGCAACGTCGTCGTTGCCTTCATGACGTGGGAGGGCTACAACTACGAGGATGCGATCCTCCTTAGCGAGAAGCTTGTGAAAGAGGACGTGTATACCTCCATTCACATTGAGGAATATGAATCCGAAGCTCGTGATACGAAGCTTGGACCTGAGGAAATCACGCGCGACATCCCGAACGTCGGGGAAGAAGCGCTGAAGAATCTCGACGAGCGCGGCATTATTCGCGTTGGAGCCGAGATTGGCGCAGGAGACATCCTCGTCGGCAAGGTAACGCCTAAGGGGGTTACGGAGCTGACAGCGGAGGAGCGGCTGCTGCATGCGATCTTCGGTGAGAAGGCGCGTGAGGTTCGCGATACATCGCTGCGCGTGCCGCATGGTACCGACGGAATCGTAGTTGATGTGAAGGTGTTCACCCGTGAGAATGGCGATGAGCTGCCACCAGGAGTGAATCAACTGGTTCGTGCCTATATCGCTCAGAAACGTAAAATCTCTGAAGGCGATAAGATGGCGGGACGCCACGGAAACAAAGGGGTTATCGCCCGCATCCTGCCGGAAGAAGATATGCCGTTCCTGCCGGATGGCACACCTGTAGAGGTTGTGCTCAATCCGCTAGGGGTACCTTCACGGATGAATATCGGTCAGGTGCTGGAGGTTCACCTTGGCATGGCGTGTAAGCATTTGGGCATTCATGCTGCAACTCCGGTATTTGACGGAGCGAATGAATATGATGTATTCGACACGATGGAAGAAGCCGGCATGCAGCGCAACGGTAAGACGATCCTCTACGACGGAAGAACAGGGGAGTCGTTCGAACGCGAGGTTACGGTTGGTGTCATGTACATGATCAAGCTGGCGCACATGGTTGACGACAAGATCCATGCTCGCTCTACAGGGCCGTACTCGCTCGTTACTCAGCAGCCTCTCGGCGGTAAAGCCCAGTTCGGCGGACAGCGTTTCGGGGAGATGGAGGTATGGGCGCTTGAGGCCTATGGCGCAGCCTACACCTTGCAAGAGATATTGACCGTCAAATCCGATGATGTCGTTGGTCGGGTGAAAACGTATGAATCGATCGTTAAGGGCGAGAACGTGCCGGAGCCAGGCGTTCCAGAGTCGTTCAAGGTTCTTATTAAAGAGCTTCAAAGCTTGGGGATGGATGTGAAGATCCTGACCGAGAACGAAGAAGAGATCGAGATGAAAGAGATCGACGATGAAGATGACAATACGGGCGATAAGCTGAACCTCAACCTGGAAGGTGCAGAGGTAGGCGCCGAGTAA
- a CDS encoding class I SAM-dependent methyltransferase gives MSDHYYTQKPAAKQDRQIHEAMLRGKTYRFATDAGVFSKTGVDYGSRVLIEAVQLNAADEVLDVGCGYGPIGLAASSLVPQGRVTMIDINERAVELAMYNAAHNGISNVEVLQSDLYAAVQGRSFDVILTNPPIRAGKAVVHRIFEEGWSLLRPGGQMWVVIQKKQGAPSAWTKLEALYDKVEEITKDKGYRIFRAVKQGSENS, from the coding sequence ATGTCGGATCACTACTATACACAAAAGCCGGCAGCCAAGCAGGATCGTCAAATTCATGAAGCCATGCTCAGGGGGAAAACCTACCGTTTTGCAACGGATGCTGGCGTATTCTCCAAGACGGGTGTCGATTATGGCAGCAGAGTGTTGATTGAAGCTGTGCAATTGAATGCTGCAGATGAGGTGCTCGATGTGGGCTGCGGTTATGGCCCGATCGGACTGGCAGCATCCTCGCTCGTTCCACAGGGACGAGTCACCATGATAGATATCAATGAACGGGCGGTTGAGCTTGCCATGTACAATGCCGCACATAATGGAATTTCCAATGTTGAAGTACTGCAAAGCGATCTGTATGCTGCTGTCCAAGGTCGCAGCTTCGATGTTATCTTGACGAATCCGCCGATCCGTGCCGGTAAAGCTGTCGTTCATCGCATCTTCGAGGAGGGCTGGTCTCTGCTGCGTCCTGGCGGGCAAATGTGGGTAGTGATTCAAAAAAAGCAGGGGGCTCCTTCAGCCTGGACAAAGCTCGAAGCCTTGTATGACAAGGTGGAGGAAATAACGAAGGATAAGGGGTATCGTATCTTTCGTGCTGTCAAGCAGGGATCAGAAAATAGTTGA
- the rplL gene encoding 50S ribosomal protein L7/L12, with product MSKEQILEAIKGMNVLELNDLVKAIEEEFGVTAAAPVAVVAGGGAAEVAEQTEFDVILTNAGASKINVIKVVREITGLGLKEAKDVVDNAPKPIKEKVSKEDAEAVKAKLEEAGASVEVK from the coding sequence ATGAGTAAAGAGCAAATCTTGGAAGCAATCAAAGGCATGAACGTTCTTGAACTGAACGACCTGGTTAAAGCAATCGAAGAAGAATTCGGTGTAACTGCAGCAGCTCCTGTAGCTGTAGTAGCTGGCGGCGGCGCTGCTGAAGTTGCTGAGCAAACAGAATTCGACGTAATTCTGACTAACGCTGGCGCTTCCAAAATCAACGTTATCAAAGTTGTTCGCGAAATCACAGGTCTTGGCCTGAAAGAAGCGAAAGACGTTGTTGACAATGCTCCAAAACCAATCAAAGAGAAAGTATCCAAAGAGGATGCTGAAGCTGTTAAAGCAAAACTCGAAGAAGCTGGCGCTTCCGTAGAAGTGAAGTAA
- the rplJ gene encoding 50S ribosomal protein L10 — MANAKIIQEKQQAVEEIAAKFRESNCTVVADYRGLNVAQVTELRKQLREAGIEFQVLKNSLVRRATAATELTELDQVLTGPTAIAFAKDDVVAPAKILSNFAKKNDALEIKGGVVEGQVVGVEQLKALADLPSREGLLSMLLSVLQAPVRNFALAVKAVAEKQEQQA, encoded by the coding sequence TTGGCTAACGCAAAAATCATTCAAGAAAAACAACAAGCGGTTGAAGAGATTGCTGCGAAGTTTCGCGAGAGCAACTGTACAGTTGTTGCGGACTATCGTGGTCTGAACGTTGCTCAAGTAACTGAACTGCGCAAGCAGCTTCGTGAAGCCGGCATTGAATTTCAAGTGCTGAAAAACTCGCTCGTTCGTCGTGCGACTGCTGCAACTGAGCTGACTGAGCTTGACCAAGTGCTGACCGGTCCAACCGCGATTGCATTTGCAAAAGACGATGTTGTTGCTCCAGCGAAAATTTTGAGCAACTTCGCCAAAAAGAACGACGCTCTGGAAATTAAAGGCGGCGTTGTTGAAGGGCAAGTTGTAGGCGTAGAACAACTGAAAGCTCTGGCTGATCTGCCTTCTCGCGAAGGTTTGCTCTCCATGTTGCTCAGCGTGCTGCAAGCACCTGTCCGCAACTTCGCGCTTGCAGTTAAAGCTGTTGCCGAAAAACAAGAACAACAAGCGTAA